A genome region from Triticum aestivum cultivar Chinese Spring chromosome 2B, IWGSC CS RefSeq v2.1, whole genome shotgun sequence includes the following:
- the LOC123043129 gene encoding UDP-glucose flavonoid 3-O-glucosyltransferase 7-like translates to MDASMAPTEGDKQPVLRILFFPFLLPGHLIPMADMAALFAARGVRCTILTTPLQASTIRSIVDRANTSLGSVDVVVVPFPDVGLPPSAESGTGLTSKDYNDRFLRTVELLREPFRRFLSDHHAEVDAVVSDGLFHWSVDDAAEHGIPRITFLGTSMFACSCTEAMLRSNPFEACSDDPATVVSLPGLPHRVVELREQMMDPVKRPHEWALFQLIHAADRRSYGELFNSFHELEPAYAEHYRATLHRRAWLVGPVALASGSGKDVTSRGAVAGALSPESIGCLRWLDEKPASSVLYVSFGTTTIFSPEQMRELARGLDLSGKNFVWVIANGSASTDLCMPHGFPMAHRGYIVRGWAPQVLILNHPAVGGYMTHCGWNSTLEAVSAGVPMVTWPRYADQFHNEKLVVEVLEVGVGVGAEDYATWIETHRVITGQVIAESIRKVMKEGDGVTIRKKADELRDKARAAVEKGGSSYDDVGQLMEELIARRCCRRTAGE, encoded by the coding sequence ATGGATGCATCCATGGCGCCAACGGAGGGTGACAAGCAGCCCGTGTTGCGCATCCTCTTCTTCCCGTTCCTCCTCCCCGGCCACCTCATCCCGATGGCCGACATGGCCGCGCTCTTCGCCGCCCGTGGCGTTAGGTGCACCATCCTCACCACACCCTTGCAAGCTTCGACCATCCGCTCCATCGTCGACCGTGCCAACACTTCCCTGGGGTCAGTGGATGTTGTCGTCGTTCCTTTCCCCGACGTCGGGCTTCCCCCTAGCGCCGAGAGCGGGACTGGCCTAACATCCAAGGACTACAACGACAGGTTTCTTCGGACGGTGGAGCTGCTCCGGGAGCCCTTCCGCCGCTTCCTATCCGACCACcacgccgaggtcgacgccgtcgTCTCCGACGGCCTATTCCACTGGTCCGTGGATGACGCCGCAGAGCATGGAATCCCGCGCATCACGTTCCTCGGCACCAGCATGTTCGCCTGTTCCTGCACCGAAGCCATGCTCCGCAGCAACCCGTTTGAGGCGTGCTCCGACGACCCAGCCACCGTCGTCTCTCTGCCGGGGCTGCCGCACCGGGTGGTGGAGCTGCGGGAGCAGATGATGGACCCTGTGAAGCGGCCACATGAGTGGGCATTGTTCCAGCTCATCCACGCCGCGGACCGGCGGAGCTATGGAGAGCTCTTCAACAGCTTCCACGAGCTGGAGCCAGCCTACGCCGAGCACTACCGCGCCACACTCCATCGCCGAGCTTGGCTTGTCGGCCCGGTTGCGCTCGCAAGCGGCAGCGGTAAGGACGTGACGTCAAGAGGCGCCGTTGCGGGTGCGCTCTCACCGGAGTCCATCGGGTGCCTGCGCTGGCTCGACGAGAAGCCGGCCAGCTCAGTGTTGTACGTCTCCTTCGGCACTACGACAATCTTCTCGCCAGAGCAGATGCGGGAGCTCGCACGCGGCCTTGACCTCTCGGGCAAAAATTTTGTGTGGGTCATCGCCAATGGAAGTGCATCAACGGATCTGTGTATGCCACACGGGTTCCCGATGGCGCACCGCGGGTACATCGTCCGGGGCTGGGCGCCGCAGGTGCTCATCTTGAACCACCCTGCCGTTGGTGGTTACATGacgcactgcgggtggaactcCACGCTGGAGGCTGTGAGCGCCGGCGTGCCGATGGTGACGTGGCCGCGGTACGCCGACCAGTTTCACAACGAGAAGCTCGTCGTGGAGGTGCTTGAGGTGGGCGTCGGCGTCGGTGCCGAGGACTACGCAACATGGATTGAGACCCACCGGGTTATCACCGGCCAGGTGATCGCCGAATCCATCCGGAAAGTGATGAAGGAGGGCGACGGCGTCACGATACGAAAGAAAGCTGATGAGCTCCGCGACAAGGCGAGGGCCGCGGTGGAGAAGGGTGGGTCGTCGTACGACGATGTTGGGCAGCTCATGGAGGAATTGATCGCCCGCCGGTGCTGTAGACGTACGGCGGGTGAATAA